The following is a genomic window from Manihot esculenta cultivar AM560-2 chromosome 9, M.esculenta_v8, whole genome shotgun sequence.
GTTGGGTCCGAGACAGGGGAGGTTCTCCCAAGGTTAGAGCTACCTTTACTTTCCCTTCCACCGCTACCGGGGTTCCTTTGATTCCTTTCACCGGGGCTTGATCCCTTACTAGCCGTTCCTCTGGTATTCCCATTGCTGGAAAACTATATACGGGAGCAAATTCACCTTGCTTCCATCGTCAACCAAGATTTTCAAGACTCGAAAGTTGTGGATGATGGCCTCAATGACAAGGGTGTCATCGTGAGGTATCTGAATGCCATGGGCATCTTCTTGGGGAGAAAGAGATGGTGACTGGGGAGTgttccaccacctgcagaacttCGCTGCTACTTCCCTCCTCGTCTCGGCCCCTTTTttttcctcttctgctcattcAACCTCCGATCCCCCctacaatcatattaatagtcccactagaaccatcattcactggtcctgcTCCCGGTCTCCGAGGTCTTTTCGCTACGGAATTCTGTTGAGGTCTCTCCCCTTTAGGTTTTTTCACGAAGTTTCGGAGATGTCCTCTTTTTATCAACCTTTCGATCTCACTGATCAACTGGTAGCAGTTGTTAGTGTCGTGACCATGGGTGCGGTGGTATTGACAGTACTTGTCAGGATCCCTCCGTTCTGCCTCCGCCCTCATGGGCTTGGGCCATTGAAGGAATTCCTAATCTTGAACGGCCATGAGTACTTCAGCTCTGCAGGCATTGAGGGGCGTTATCGTTTCAGGGACCCGAGATGGGAATGGTCTCTATTCTCTTCTGTCCCATGGCTGTTTGTATCCCTCAGGCCTTTTGTTATGCCATTTTTCGAGCTTGGCCGACCTCCTTTCTTCCGAACCTTTCCCCTTTTCTACTACCTCCTTGGCGAATCTGCTGGTTGTTAAGGCATCGtcttgccttatatacttctccgctctTTTCATCAATTCTGCTAGGGATGTGGGTGGTTTTCGGCATAGCAAACCAAAGAACTCAAGGGAGgtggtccccttctgcatggcttccacaGCTCGGCCTTCATCCAGTTCGGGGATCTATAGGGCTTTTGTGTTGAAACGGGCTACGTACTCCCTCAAGGATTCATTCTTCTTTTGTCTGACTGTCTCCAGATAGCTGGTTTTTCTGTCAGCCGGTACTCCAGATATGAATCGGCTGATAAAGACGTTGGCGAGGTTGCCAAAACTCCTGACACTTCCTGTCTCCAAACTATTAAACCAAGCCCTCGCTGGTCCAGTGAGTGTtgtagggaataccttgcatATCAAGGCATCCGACAGTGTCTGCAGCTCCATAAAGGTTTTGTAGTTGAGGATATGCTCCCTCGGGTTCCTTGCCCCATCGTACGTTGCCATGGGTAGCATCATGAATTTCTTAAGGATGGTCTCTTGTTGGATCCGCCCCGAGAAAGGCGAGGAGGTAGGCAAGAAAGTCTGGCTGTTCTCTTTTGCTCCCAGTTCGGCCAAAAGCTGCTGTTTCAACTTCCGCAACTTGTGGTCCACGTCTTCCTCCTCTTGTCTCAGCCTCTTTTTCAAGCGGCTCCTTTCTCTCTATTCCTCACTCCTTGTCCTCCCGACCATTTCTGCGGAGTGGCTTTCCATTTCATCGTTATCAATAAGCTCTCTTACCCTCCTTCCATGCACCCTAGCTATCGGTTCTTCTCCTCTGCCAACTCTTCCGCTTCTTTTTCCGGCTTCGTGGCTACTTTATTGAGGGGTTGGGTGGTTGAAGGTGGGTTGAGGCTCTGCGATAGGGGTCGTCTCCACTACGGGAGACACATTCAACGGGGTGAGACCCCTCTATTGCATCATttgccccagccagtgggcggtgttttaTAATTGGAAAGCTATAGTTTGGAGTTCTTGGTTGGAGAGGGTGTTTCGAGATGTGTTTCCTGCCGAACCCGGTGAAGGAGCGggactagaaaaagagaacCGCTACCCCTCTTGGGTAGAACTCAAGTCATTTGGGGTGTTAATAGCGTGATTTTCTTTATGattagccattgtggatctcaatgggtgtagtaagagtggaactccagtgatggaaagatctccttcgtcctcacagacggcgccaattgatgttctgagatccagaggATAGGATTTTCTTGTGTGTGTATGTAAGCTTGATTCTTCTAGGGggtccttcttctccttttattcttttcttcttgCATGCCATTGGTGCCTAACGGCTTTTCTGCTATAGTGACGTTTGTCTCTATCAGGCAGGCCCGTACCGTCaggcgaccatttaattttttccaGTGCGCCTGCGAATAGGGCTGCGAAAGGACAGGGCTCTCCCCATGTCCCCTTCTTGGGCCAGCCTCCTCCCCACTGGGCTTGGACTGACCAACGACTCGGCCCATTATTCGAGTTAGAATCTGGGTCGAAGCCGCTGGGCAGGCCGGTTTAGGGACGTTCCGAGCTCAAAGCTTGATCTATTTCTGTGGATCTTGACTCAGCCCAAGGGGGTATGAGGCCCGATGgttatcagttacatacatatAAATGTGAATTAGAAATAATTTTTGCTAGATACTAATCATTattaaagtttttattaataaaatgaaagtttaaatcaataaatataaataatatttagcaATATGTTAACTACACACCGGTAAATCCTTTTAGGAGCAACAAAAAACAATTAGATGCTATTATAGATAAAGCCCAAGTCTTTCTTGGTGGGGCTGGAAGCTCAAAACGAAAATCTTTATGTTAACTACACACCGGTAAAGCCTTTTAGGAGCAACGAAAAACAATTAGATGCTATTATAGATGAAGTCCAAGTCTTTCTTGGTGGGGCTGGGAGCTCAAAACGAAAATCTTTCTGAAGAGGTGAACATTTTGCAACATGGGAATAAAAACACGAAGTCGCATAGCAATATTAAACGGCAGTAGAAAATCGAAACGACGGAAGGCAGGAGATGGTTGAAAAAAGGGCCAAAAAGCAGAATGAATTATTCTCATTGGCTAAATCTAGCTTTTATTAAAGACAAACTGCGAGCCAATAGACCAACCAATCCAAAGTAGTCCATGATTCTATGGTCCAAACCCCAACGTAGAAACGAAGGAAACCATCGGTTTGGTGCTTTCCAGTTCCACACGATAGAAGCAAAGCAAAAGCAACCAGTAGTTTGGATCACATTAGTTATTTTATTGGCAATCCCCATCGAATCAGTGTAATATTGAAAACACAACTAGTTTCCCAAACATATTAGGTATTTTGTCAGGCCCTCTCGAGTGACCATTATACCAATTACGCCAAATTTAGTATTACATGCTGAAGGTAAAACACACTTTGATAGATAGAACATTCTCTGATTTATTCATCCTTGCTTTGACGAAACACCGCATGCAAAAGGGCAAAGAAATGCACAAATGAATGCATATGATGCTTGATAATCAATTCGTTACGTGATAACAAATCCTTGACAAAGATTTACAATATTTCTTCAAATAGTCATCCTACTGCAAAAGATACCCTAATTATACAAACATTACCACGAAATACCTGTAGCCACAACAAGAGAACTAAAACCATCCATAATTTTATCGTTTACATTGGATTAATGTCTTGGTGCCAAGCATGCAACAAGTTATTAAATAGGGCTCTAAATTGTGGcaacagttgaagaagcatagAAGTTTACTCGGTGCCTTGCATAGGAACCATCATGTGCTGGACCTGcaactaaaaatatttcaagAGTCTGGAGAATATGATATTAAAGCCAGAAAACCTAAAGTGGATGATAATCTAGCTAAATCAATCAAAGTATGAATACAACAGGACAGAAAAATGATAAGGACAATAAAGAAAAGAGATATAGCAGTTTCAGCATCACACACTTACTCGATAagaaactaaaattatataacttGTCAGTGAACTCTATCAATAACAAATTTGTATCCATTTCCTCCTTTGGGGGAAAAGAATTCATGCCAGCTTCAAGCATCCTGAAGTCATGTTATGTTTCCTCACACTTTAAATTAGATTGACTTGTGCATGATGAAAATGTTAAGGCGCACACACAGACAGATGTATAAAACATATATGCTTGCTTTGTTGCTGTCCTCCAGTATATACTTCTGGTCTTTGTCAACCTGCTTTTCAAACTCTTCCTTAAAGTAACAACATTATTTCAAGCGGCACTATTTCTACTTAAATTGCTATAGACCTGCATGTTTACCCAATATGGGCAGCAACATATATTGATGAATGATCATACAATTATCTCTTGTACTTTGCCAatgaaaatatgaaataaaCCAACTATTTCAAAAGTTTTTGTCATCTAGTCACTACTCAATGCATATGCCGTCTCAGcactttttttttgtcaaaaagtAGTTCAGTACTTCAGTTCACCAGTATTCACAAGAGAAGTAATCATATTATGGTTCAACAACCTGAAATCAAATGGTGAAATTATACTGTGAAATACACTATAGCCTAAAACCTTCTATTGCTTGTGTTGGATTGCCTCAAATACAGTTAATCATACCAATATTGATGGATGCAGCAGCACCACAGCAGCAGTGATACATGATATTAGTTGTGGAggcaaaatattaaataaaccaACTAATTGggatattattatctcatagtCACTACTCAATGCATATGCTTACTTGCAAACCAAGTTTCAACATGATGTTCCACCATCAGAGTTCAGTTTACCAGTTTTCACatgaaaaaaaagagaagtaaTCATATAAGGTTTAACAACCTGAAATCAAATGGTGATTGGTGAAAGTATACTGTGCTATATGTTATAGCCTAAAAGCTTCTATTGCTTGTGTTAGATTCCCTCGAATAAAGTTAATCATAGCAATATTGATGGAGGCAGCAGCATCACAGCAGCAGCAGTGGTGCATGATTTTAGTTGTGAATGCAAGGTGGAAGCAACAGTGGTGGTGAAAGTATATTGGTAATGGTCATGGTGATCATTCAGTAGTGCACCAAACAAACAGTGAAAAAGGTGACAAAATAATAACATTCCCAATGATAAAGAATATCCCTCATATGCAAGACAAAGCAACTTAATGAACAATAGTAATTAGCAAAGACCTGACGCTAAATGCCGGCTGTGTGTTAGTTGTAAAGGCAAGATGGAACCAATCTATAGTAGTAATCATAATAGTGATTGTGCAGTAGTATACACTGTAAAACAGTGAAAAATATAATGCCCGGATGAAGCTTGGCAACAGTGACCAAATGTTGGCGGAAGTGAAAGTAAATGACAAAATGGTGACAATGTTCCTAATGATAAAGAATATCCCTCAGATGCAGGACAGAACTTAATGAACAACTGAAATTAGTGAAGATACCTAATGCTTAGCAACGGTGATCCACCACGGACAAGCATAAGGTACACACACGCACACACACAAAAAGAAGCTTGACAAAATAATAAGTCTACCACCCCCTAAATTTAATAACAGAACTAACTTTTCTAACAAAATTAAATAGTGTTACATTTCAAGTACTCAAaaagattaatttaaaaagatagcAAACCAATATCAATTACTAGTAGCGATGCACCAAAACTTTCAATGCAATCATTAGTCAGTAATCCGGTTAATGTTTTAATGCTTCACCAACCATAAAAAAGAAGTGCACATAAATATCCAGATAAATAGGCATAATCTAGGAATGATTAGCATGCTCTCAGTGAGAATGCAAGAAAAGAGAGATTACTTGAGAATTTGTATAATTGACACCTTGTGAAAAAGACCCTTGATGAGAAATCTGCAAGTTTCATATGCCAAATGTCCTTCAATAAGATGGCAGACTTGCATATAAATTTGAATCCACAAAACAACACCGAAACACATATTGaaaagatttatatatatatatatatatatatatatatagagagagagagagagagagagagagagaggaatctCGATGAAATAAAGTTTCATTTCACCTGGACATTTGAACTGGGTTGAACATCTCTTTTAACAGACGTTTCTCCACCCTTTGCCGATCCCTTGGTGTCACCCTGTATAACACCACAATTTACAGATCTcagtttaaaatttatcaaaagggaaaaaaaaaacgagATAGATGTATTAGGAAAAGATTATCATACCTCCATCTGCATCATCCGTTCAACCCAATAAAATAACAACAGAAATACACCAATTAGTAcctaaaatattttactatgaTCTCATTGCTGGGAAACTAAACAAACCAATCAGAATCAGAAATCAAATACATAAAACGAGGAAAAAGAATTGCAGAAACTATCACTAGAAACTAGAACAACTATAAGAACAGCCAGAATCATCCAAACAGGTGAAAGGAGGAGAGAGAGGGAGAAGCACAAATAGACCTCTCTGTATCGAGTCAAGTATATCTTAAGCGGATCGATGTAATCCTCAAACCCTAACGTTGCCATGGCCCACAACAAATCATCACCGTTAATCGTCTTCCTCTTCTCTCTCTGGCACTTATCACTCGCCCTGCAAATTAACCAACCACTAAATCCTCAAAAGTAACCGAATCTAAATCCAATTTAACTAAACAAACAAAAACTGAACTTACTCGCTGGTGATGAAGCTAATGAACTCAGACACACATTCCTGAACGGTTTCCTTGGCATCCTTGGCGATCTTACCATTGGCAGGAAGAGCCTTCTTCATGATCCGGCTAATATTGGCGATTGGAAGATACCTATCTTGTTCACGGACATTAGAATTGGAGTTGGAGCGAGGACTGTGCTCACCACTCTCGTGGCTGCCTCCGCCTGGGCTCGCCGGTGGTGCCTCCGCCGCCATGCTCAAACCCTAGCTGACAACAGCAATCACCAAAAACCATCGTTAATGAAGAGAAATcgcagagagagagaaagagagggagATAGGGCGAATGCAGGTGTTTGAAGAGAAGGGAGTGTGTGTAACCTTAGGAAGAGATTTGTAAAAGGGCGCGAGAGAATAAGAAGGATAGGATTgggaggagaaagaggaaagagaatGGATCGGACGCTGGAGAAGAGAGGAGATAGGAGACGACTCAGATCAGCGAATGAGTTTTATCAACACCGTTGGTTTTTATTCtgcgtttttctttttttcttttatttttattttccccTGCGATTTCTGTTCTGGATTAGGTTCTTCTATCCTATTTGACCACGTGGTCTCCGgattttccatgttttcttTGCAACTACGGCGTCCATTTTTACGGCGTCGTTTATCTGCCACGCCCTAGTAAATGTCTATTTGGCTGAGCCTCTGCGTTAAAAAGCGATTTCCacataaaaatcattttaaatattaaaaaaaaaaaaaattaaaactgctttattattttaattaaataaactaaatttattttatatcaattttcaatattttaataaatatattttaaaaaatatttttctcaagaAAATGCCTAAACAGGGCTAATATTCATTGATTCAAACCTATAACATTGACCAGATTAAGGCCGCTATAGTTTACTTTGGGCCTCAAagtctttttttcatttttttttaagaattcaattgattttCACACTTGCCTTCATATAAATTGGATATTTCATTACTTTTAAAGGGAAAAGAAGAATGAAAATTTGGTACTAACGGTTCTACTGCTCAATTTCTTACATGGTCTTTAATCATTAATCATCCTGAAATAGTGCTCCCAATATAATGGACAGGAATCTTTCCTTGCATTGTTAATCTACAGTAACTAAACCTGTGACTGAGATCTCCTCTACTAACATTAACATTCAACTTTTGATTGTGGGTTCTTTGATCCCATATTGGTTGTGAAATGCACGTGTAGCCTTTATATAGAATCAAAGACTTTGCAAAATGATTTTGACAATAATACAATTTTATCTCTTGAGTTGTTTGCctgtgtttattttttaaaaaagaaaaaataattttcaagaaATCTCGAGTTGGAgccaattatattatattaaaaataaattgattcattaatttgcctattaatttattatgttaGTGTGGTGAACTCATTAACAAATCTGCATTTATGTTGCTATATAAATGCGTGTTTTCCTCCCTTATCCCAGTTTATTGCTATTTTGCTAAGCTTATTTAGGAAGTTCATTCTTTTTGTTCTGCTATTTTGATGAGCTTCCCTCTCATCATTTGGTACACTAATGGAAACTGAATTTTGATTCTGGACAAGGAAATGAGAGAAGTAATTATAGCAAACAACACTCTTTCTTCTGATGTATCCTCTTTCTCATGAACCTTTGTTCCTGGTTATGACTGATGAGTAGTGATGACTTGATTACTGCTAAGGAAGTGTTCATGCTTTTGCATCATTTCATTATGCAAATGCTTTTCTGTAGAATAATTGCAGAAAAGAGAACTTAGTTGTATGTTATTATCCTGGAATAATATTCCCAGTACTTACCGGACAATAACTTTTTTAATATTGTAGTGGATGCATGTGATAAATCTTAAGATTTCATTGTCCTAACAGTGATGGGTGCTTGATCACCCAAAATGGATTCATTTATCATCAATTCCTTGCTGATATAatagaagtaaaaaataaaataaaataaaaaaatttacaacttCTCAATTTTCTGATCATGATATTGCAAATCCACCACTGTAATCCTAGAACAAAGAATGCGACTACATGGACTCaaaaatttcttcttttttttcttccaaaGTGGTAACTTGTGCCTGTGCATGAACAAGAAACTATCTAGCTGTTGGCCTGGCAACGGACTCATCGAGGGATAAGTAATTCTCAGTTCCACCCAGTTGCAAGGGACCCAAGTTGAGTGAAGAATGAACAGAATTTTTCGACATGTCGTCCGAGTTACCTTCTCTCACCGTCACAGCTTCCCTTTCAATTAGGATGGCATCTTGGATCTCCTTAAGGACTTCTGATATTGATGGCCTCATGTGTCCATGAGGCTGGACACACATCAAAGCTTTCTCTGCTATCTTCCACATAGACTGTATATCATACTCATCATGTAGCGAGGGATCGATAATTCCTTGGATATCCCCGCTTTCGATGTGCATCTTAGCCTGCCACAGTTGAAGACATTACAGAAAGTATCCGTAAGAATTCATTAATATTGCACTTTCCAGGAACTAAATTTAACACGGTGTAGGTCAGAAGACGGTCTATTATGGCCTTTCAGCAATGTATTAGTCTCACATCCTTAAATAACTGGCCACCTTACCCATTGAACAATATTACGGCAATTAACACCAAAGCTTTCATTTGATATGGCTTCTTGACCAGACACCAGCTCAAGGAGAATGACGCCGAAACTATAAACATCACTCTTGTCTGTTAACTGCTGAGAAATGTAATACCTGGGAGTCATGAGAAGTAAAATTATTAATGCGATGTCATATACAACCAGCATCATAaagaaaaatgggcaaaagcaGCAATATTGTCGACACAATCACAATGGTGAATGGTTTGAATCAAATTTGACAATCTTGTACAAAcatgagaagaaaagaaaagccaTTGCTCATAATGTGCAGCAGACTTCTAGACAAGTATCACATGTCCTAAACTCAAAACTGCTCCACTTGTTTGTCTATCTGCTATAAGTACGTAATTATTGTCAAGGCCACTTGGCATTGCAACTCATTAAAGGCTTCAAACGTCATCAGATAACAACAACAGTAGAAACTATCAACTCAACCTATGGTGCTTAACTGGATATGGGGAAAAGAGTACTAAGTGCTTACTCTGGATCCAAATAACCTACTGTGCCTCGAACTATACTTGAGACATGTGAAGCCCCATCTACTGCCAGTTTCGAAAGACCAAAATCAGAAACCTTTGCTCTCATGTTTTTGTCAAGAAGAATATTACTGGTCTTTAAATCCCTATGGATAATCGCAGGAACACAGCCTGTATGGAGATATTCAATTCCTGAATAGGAACAAAGGAAACACAAGATCACTTAAACAATATCATAAACAAGAGTTCAGTGTAGCAAAGCACCACATCATTCCCTGCCAAGTAGGGAACCGGTACAACAGagacaaggaaaaaaaaatagctTATAAACCTTTGGCAGCATCTTCAGCAATCTCAAGGCGCTTGATCCAATTAATACTTCTTCCACGTGTTAATGGGCCTATCAAAAGTTTATATGCAGGTGAGTATCAAAATTAACATTGGTTCTATTTAAAAACACCGGAATTACCATAAAGATGTTCCTTGAGTGTTCCATTGTGCATGAATTCATAAACAAGCATACTTTTCCCTTCTTCTTGGCAAAATCCAAGAAACTGTACCAGATTTCTATGATGTATCCTTGAAAGAAGAGTCACCTACGTTGAAAGCAAGTCTGGATCAGTTTATTTAACTAAAACATGCAACCTAATGTAGTATGAATTACTAGGAGAGTAAACATGCCAAACTATCCCCAATGATCTCATTAGATCTGGTATTGATACCCGTCTTACGGTATATCTTCCAATCTCAGGCATTCAATTAACAAGCTTATCCATTTTCTAGACATATCAGTGTCACTTCAAAAACCAAGAAAAGTGCAGTGATATCGATTCGCCTTCACAGAATAATAAATTTGATGTCCATAATTTACTAGAAATATAAAGAGTCCACCCTTGTGCAAGTTATACTCATTTACCCTTGTGCAAGTTATACTCATTTGCGTATTCCCTAATGTGCCATCCCAAGTTTTCTTACATTCCAGCCTACAATGGCCAGACTTTTGTGTGTTAAAACTTTCATTTGTTAAAATTAGAAAAGGTTAAACCTTATAACTTTCACTTTAAGGTTGAACATGCAAGTCCTATAAGAAATGTTAGCATGAGAACAATCCCCTCATGTCCTGTATAAAGTACCCAAGGCATAGAGcgcataaaatttataataaataaaataataaaaaattaaaatataaaactttaatatattcaaaatatttacaaaaaatataAGTACTACAAAAATATAGTTTGACaattattaatttcataatatagattatattatttaaaaatatcaacatcaaaatattatataaaatctttatatgaaattcaaagatttaaagctagaaaataaatataaaccaAAAATAGCTAGATTATTCAGcataatacaaaaaaaatactaaaattaaattgacatgaaaaataaagattaaaaaataataaaaacgtatatttaatttgatcaattccaaaattttctaaaagtttAAATCActaattttatctatttgtaCATAtgtagataaaataatttttatttttaatgcaaTCGAGAGTGAAAGCAAtatgagagaaaaaataaagaaaacattTAGCCCTAAATGAGAGTGAGAGCagaaacaaaaatttaaaaaaaaaaaaaaatccattcaATGTTAGATTGCATGGTAAAAAAATATGATTAGACTAACTTGTATTTAATATTAACATAATAACGACTActaatcaaattttaataaattgaatgATTAACTTTTAGCTAAAATTTTATACTTCTATGACTAACAAAATACTTTTAATGTTTCAATTTcattacaatataaaaattataaattattagaccaataaaaaaaagtaaagggCTATTATTAgtgaatttgagatttttttttttataaatatttaggtAGACTAATAAAATTacgagagattaattaataaaaaatcaaattttactaatctgttaaattatttttaaaaatatttaggaAACTAAAGCTTATATTATAATAGtgcattatattttaaatatcatttaCTAATTTTAGAGGGGCCAATAAAAAATGTTGAACCCCGCATCGATTGTGGAAAGGGTcgattgtggaaaggggtaatgtaccCCTTATATGGGTCACCTCTccttgagctagtttttgggGTGaattaggcctgacccaaatttaacatggtatcagagcctcccatccgatgttgggcctcccataaatatgtcacgcaccagtTCTGGGCGTGAGAGGTGTGTTGAATCACACGTCGATTGTGGaaagggtaatgtgccccttatatggatCATAGGCACTCCTTCcccttgagctagtttttagggTGAGTTAaaactggcccaaatttaacaaaaaataattaaaattattattacatattatattttttggaGGGAGGGGGAATTTGAAGGGCAGGCCACCTCTATCCCCCTCCTCCCTCCCGTTCCTGACAACTAGGTCAGGACTAGGAACgtctaataaaaaaaacaaaattctaTTCCCTTCAAGGTCAATGGTTAAACAATTCTAACTATGGACCTTGTTTCCTTATTATGTTTTAGTATTATTATAAAAGGACATTGCACAAACCATCAATAACTATATAAGTCCAAACATGGTGCCTGAATGGAAACTTGAAGTCTCCATAttgacaaataaaataaaataaaatcaattactATGTTAAGATCAATATAGTGGAAATTTACCTCATTTGAAAATTCTCGCTTTCCTTGGTAAGAATTACTGGTTAGAACTTTGACTGCAATTTCTTTTCCGTCTTTCATTTTCCCGTAGTATACAACTCCAAAACCTCCGGAACCTATTTTCTTCTCAAACTTTTTTGTAGCATCTTCAATCTCAAAGAATTTGAAGCAATATGCACCTTCTGCTGGAGTATCATTAAAGGTAGAAACTAGCCTTTGAACAGGTGGGCGAACCCTGAGTTGTTCTGAAATAATATAAGAAAGAATTATGTTCCTTCTAACAAGAAGCGGGATAGAATATAGACATGAACTTCAAAAACAATCAAGTGTCAAGCATGTATACCTTGATTAGGACTTCTCCTTCCTCTGCGTATAAACAAACAAGACACTATTGTAGCTATCCCCAAAACTGCAGCTCCTACTGACGAACCAATAATAATATCAATGCGCTTTCCTCTTCGGCCTCCTTCACGAAGATTAAGGTTTCCAGAGTAGCTGCAGTTAACCAAGAAAGTAAACGTAAACACCCTTTTCACTAGCCCTACATAGAAGGGCTCATACACTTATAATGTAATTGGAAATGCTACTGTAAGAAGATTAGCATGTATGGAGTTCCACATCCGGTGCATATTAGACTGACCTAAGGAATGTAAGATCATAAGGAGCCAGCTT
Proteins encoded in this region:
- the LOC110622112 gene encoding nuclear transcription factor Y subunit B-10 isoform X2; this encodes MAAEAPPASPGGGSHESGEHSPRSNSNSNVREQDRYLPIANISRIMKKALPANGKIAKDAKETVQECVSEFISFITSEASDKCQREKRKTINGDDLLWAMATLGFEDYIDPLKIYLTRYREVLIGVFLLLFYWVERMMQMEGDTKGSAKGGETSVKRDVQPSSNVQISHQGSFSQGVNYTNSQVQHMMVPMQGTE
- the LOC110622112 gene encoding nuclear transcription factor Y subunit B-10 isoform X3; translated protein: MAAEAPPASPGGGSHESGEHSPRSNSNSNVREQDRYLPIANISRIMKKALPANGKIAKDAKETVQECVSEFISFITSEASDKCQREKRKTINGDDLLWAMATLGFEDYIDPLKIYLTRYREMEGDTKGSAKGGETSVKRDVQPSSNVQISHQGSFSQGVNYTNSQLQVQHMMVPMQGTE
- the LOC110622112 gene encoding nuclear transcription factor Y subunit B-10 isoform X4; the protein is MAAEAPPASPGGGSHESGEHSPRSNSNSNVREQDRYLPIANISRIMKKALPANGKIAKDAKETVQECVSEFISFITSEASDKCQREKRKTINGDDLLWAMATLGFEDYIDPLKIYLTRYREMEGDTKGSAKGGETSVKRDVQPSSNVQISHQGSFSQGVNYTNSQVQHMMVPMQGTE
- the LOC110622112 gene encoding nuclear transcription factor Y subunit B-10 isoform X1 — its product is MAAEAPPASPGGGSHESGEHSPRSNSNSNVREQDRYLPIANISRIMKKALPANGKIAKDAKETVQECVSEFISFITSEASDKCQREKRKTINGDDLLWAMATLGFEDYIDPLKIYLTRYREVLIGVFLLLFYWVERMMQMEGDTKGSAKGGETSVKRDVQPSSNVQISHQGSFSQGVNYTNSQLQVQHMMVPMQGTE